From Penaeus monodon isolate SGIC_2016 chromosome 42, NSTDA_Pmon_1, whole genome shotgun sequence, one genomic window encodes:
- the LOC119598929 gene encoding UDP-GlcNAc:betaGal beta-1,3-N-acetylglucosaminyltransferase-like protein 1 — MARADQITVRHSPKLREKMSQEEEILESQENEKSNLEKIDVSVIIPVHNAGQWLDDCLASISLQQHTLNVEVSLFLDSCTDDSERIVQGWSTRLIEQGYAVITTVEKNENPKGVGFAKNRSVEQSHGEFLCFLDSDDIMKPTRIQKQYELAFHNHEAIIGSKFTRDPPDSTLRYSKWANELDESKLTLQIYTSHGPTVIMPTWFCHRNVFDRVGGFSEAGKGTPEDLIFFFKHLQLGGKVFRHPDNLLVYRYHPTATTFSIDEQTIWNLRIQEIEKCILSHWESFTIWNAGKQGRKFYRSLTTENQKKVVAFCDVDVKKIGTCYTYEESKERPKPKVPIVHFSQIKPPLIICMKMDLTGGKFEENLESLHLEEGKDYFHFN, encoded by the exons ATGGCCAGAGCGGATCAAATAACGGTTCGGCACTCACCAAAACTGCGAGAAAAGATGAGCCAAGag GAAGAAATACTAGAATcacaggaaaatgaaaaaagtaatttggAGAAGATTGATGTT TCAGTCATCATCCCAGTCCACAATGCAGGCCAATGGCTCGATGACTGCCTGGCCTCCATCAGCCTCCAGCAACACACACTCAATGTCGAGGTGTCTTTATTCTTGGACAGCTGCACTGATGACTCCGAGAGGATCGTACAAGGCTGGTCTACAAGGCTTATTGAACAGGGCTATGCTGTCATTACTACTGTTGAGAAGAATGAAAACCCAAAAGGAG TTGGTTTTGCAAAGAATAGATCAGTAGAACAAAGTCATGGAGAGTTTCTGTGCTTCTTGGATTCT GATGATATAATGAAACCGACAAGAATTCAGAAGCAATATGAACTGGCATTCCATAATCATGAGGCT ATTATAGGCAGCAAATTTACACGTGACCCTCCAGATTCAACTCTACGGTACTCAAAATGGGCAAATGAACTTGATGAATCCAAATTGACCTTACAAATCTACACCTCCCATGGCCCTACTGTGATAATGCCAACTTGGTTTTGCCATCGAAATGTTTTTGACAG AGTTGGTGGGTTTAGTGAAGCTGGAAAGGGAACACCAGAGGACCTCATATTTTTCTTCAAGCATCTGCAACTGGGTGGCAAGGTCTTCCGTCATCCCGATAACCTCCTTGTATATAGATATCACCCGACTGCAACAACATTTTCTATTGACGA ACAAACTATCTGGAACTTAAGGAtccaagaaatagaaaaatgcaTCCTAAGCCACTGGGAGTCCTTCACCATCTGGAATGCAGGCAAGCAGGGTCGTAAGTTCTACAGGTCCCTCACGACAGAAAACCAAAAGAAGGTTGTGGCATTTTGTGATGTTGATGTGAAGAAGATAGGGACGTGTTATACATACGAGGAGTCCAAGGAAAGGCCTAAGCCCAAAGTGCCAATTGTTCACTTCAGCCAAATCAAGCCACCCCTGATCATCTGTATGAAGATG gatctAACTGGGGGAAAGTTTGAAGAGAATCTGGAATCTTTACACCTGGAGGAGGGTAAAGACTACTTTCATTTTAACTGA